One part of the Fusobacterium pseudoperiodonticum genome encodes these proteins:
- a CDS encoding potassium/proton antiporter — MNNILFLSSVVIILSIFIYRYLSKFGVPMLLVFISLGMIFGENGIFKISYDNYELSRDICSFALIYIIFFGGFGTNLSMAKGIIKKSLILSSLGVIFTSLLTGLFSHYVLKLDWYSSLLIGSVLGSTDAASVFAILRSHKLNLKENTASLLEIESGSNDPFAYVLTIAFLTLSKGNLNLPLLLFKQVFFGLAVGYIFARVSCYIIRKVNNIDSGMSMALITASMLLSYSTSEFIGGNGYITVYLLGVLLGNIHFNKKSEIVSFFNGLTSIMQILIFFLLGLLVNPLEALKYAVPAVLIMTVMTLLIRPFVVYALISPMKSSRGQKLLVSWAGLRGAASVVFAILVVVANKERGMVVFNIAFIVVLLSIAIQGSLLPYFSKKLNMIDEDGDVLRTFNDYSDTEDVDFITAEIDETHKWVGRQVKNLELMPSVLLVLIIRNNENIIPNGNTVIEKGDRIVLCGSSFVDKGTRINLYESMVDKNSKYINKSIRELDRNILIVLIKRENITMIPSGNTVLLENDLLVLLDR; from the coding sequence TTGAATAATATCTTGTTTTTGAGTTCAGTTGTAATAATCTTATCAATATTCATATATAGATATTTAAGTAAATTTGGTGTTCCTATGCTTTTAGTTTTCATAAGCTTGGGTATGATATTTGGTGAAAACGGTATATTTAAAATATCTTATGACAACTATGAACTATCTAGGGATATATGTAGTTTTGCCTTAATATACATCATTTTCTTTGGAGGCTTTGGTACAAATCTTTCAATGGCAAAAGGTATTATTAAAAAATCTTTAATTTTATCTTCATTGGGAGTTATATTTACCTCTCTTTTAACTGGTCTGTTTTCTCACTATGTTTTAAAATTAGATTGGTATAGCTCTCTTTTGATAGGTTCAGTACTTGGTTCAACGGATGCTGCCTCAGTCTTTGCAATTTTAAGATCACATAAACTAAACTTAAAAGAAAATACAGCCTCTTTACTTGAAATAGAAAGTGGTTCAAATGACCCATTTGCCTATGTTTTAACTATAGCCTTTTTGACACTTTCAAAAGGAAATCTAAATTTACCACTGTTATTATTCAAACAAGTTTTCTTTGGCTTAGCTGTAGGTTATATATTTGCAAGAGTATCTTGTTATATAATTAGAAAAGTTAATAATATAGATAGTGGAATGTCTATGGCTTTGATAACGGCCTCTATGCTTTTATCCTATTCAACGAGTGAATTTATTGGAGGAAATGGATATATAACAGTGTATCTTTTAGGAGTTCTATTAGGAAATATACATTTCAATAAAAAGAGTGAAATAGTTAGTTTCTTCAATGGACTTACAAGTATAATGCAGATTTTAATATTCTTTTTACTAGGACTTTTAGTAAATCCATTGGAAGCATTAAAATATGCTGTCCCTGCTGTCTTAATTATGACAGTGATGACACTATTAATTCGTCCATTTGTTGTCTATGCTTTAATAAGTCCTATGAAGTCGAGTAGAGGACAAAAACTTTTAGTTTCTTGGGCAGGTTTAAGAGGAGCAGCCTCAGTTGTGTTTGCTATATTAGTTGTGGTAGCAAATAAGGAAAGAGGAATGGTAGTATTTAATATTGCTTTTATAGTTGTTCTGTTGTCAATTGCTATACAAGGCTCACTACTTCCATATTTTTCTAAAAAGTTAAATATGATAGATGAAGACGGTGATGTACTTAGAACCTTCAATGATTACTCAGATACAGAAGATGTTGATTTTATAACTGCTGAAATAGATGAAACACATAAATGGGTAGGTAGACAGGTTAAAAATCTTGAGCTTATGCCTTCAGTACTTTTAGTTTTAATAATAAGAAACAATGAGAATATTATTCCTAATGGAAATACTGTAATAGAAAAGGGAGATAGAATAGTTCTTTGTGGTTCGAGTTTTGTAGATAAGGGTACTAGAATAAATCTATATGAGAGTATGGTTGATAAAAATTCAAAATATATAAATAAATCTATTCGTGAACTAGATAGAAATATACTGATAGTCCTGATTAAAAGAGAAAATATAACTATGATACCTAGTGGTAATACAGTACTTTTAGAAAATGATCTTTTAGTACTTTTAGATAGATAA
- the pgeF gene encoding peptidoglycan editing factor PgeF — protein sequence MNYIDKDIKDHEDYIEFTTFNKFNIKIFFTKKHYGSIPERSKEDVAKDFSLNKIMLSCHQTHSDNVVLVGEDTSVHHFPNTDGILTSNKNAAVLTKYADCLPIFIYDEETKIFGAVHSGWKGSFQEIVKRAIEKINPKDLSTINILFGIGISCEKYNVGKEFYEDFKNKFSKEIVDKVFSIKNNEFFFNNQLFNYYLLKEYGVKEEKMFLNNRCTFSENFHSFRRDKELSGRNGAIIFMEE from the coding sequence ATGAACTATATAGATAAAGATATAAAAGATCATGAAGACTATATTGAATTTACTACCTTTAATAAATTTAATATAAAAATCTTTTTTACTAAAAAACATTATGGAAGTATTCCTGAAAGAAGTAAAGAAGATGTTGCTAAAGACTTTTCTTTAAATAAAATAATGCTTTCTTGCCATCAAACACATAGTGATAATGTTGTTTTAGTAGGTGAGGATACAAGCGTACACCATTTTCCAAATACTGATGGAATACTAACATCAAATAAAAATGCTGCTGTTCTTACTAAGTATGCTGACTGCTTACCTATATTCATCTATGATGAAGAAACGAAAATTTTTGGAGCAGTGCATTCTGGTTGGAAGGGTTCATTTCAAGAAATAGTAAAAAGAGCTATTGAAAAAATAAATCCTAAGGATTTATCTACTATAAATATATTATTTGGTATAGGTATTTCTTGTGAGAAATATAATGTAGGAAAAGAATTTTATGAAGATTTTAAAAACAAATTTTCAAAAGAAATTGTGGACAAAGTTTTTTCTATAAAGAATAATGAATTTTTCTTTAATAATCAACTTTTTAACTATTATCTACTTAAAGAGTATGGTGTTAAAGAAGAAAAAATGTTCTTAAATAATAGATGTACATTTAGTGAAAACTTCCATTCTTTTAGAAGGGATAAGGAACTTTCTGGAAGAAATGGAGCTATAATATTTATGGAGGAATGA
- the aroF gene encoding 3-deoxy-7-phosphoheptulonate synthase, whose translation MYIRLKNSKMSARLNDFLDKNNIKYFTIMDKIDIKYAILYIPNDFNQENFKEIQDIAEVIKLTSPYKFVSREFKEADTIIDVKGHLIGGDNFMLMAGPCSVENREMLSNIAKEVKKGGAVALRGGAYKPRTSPYDFQGLGEVGLRYLREVADENDMLVVTELMDSDDLELVSSYADIIQIGARNMQNFSLLKKLGKLDKPVLLKRGLSATINEFLLSAEYILAHGNQNVILCERGIRTFETMTRNTLDLNAIALVRELSHLPIIVDASHGTGKRSLVGPLTLAGIMAGANGAMIEVHENPDCALSDGPQSLDFKLFDKVANNIRKSLYFRKDLE comes from the coding sequence ATGTATATAAGATTAAAAAATAGCAAAATGTCAGCTAGATTAAATGATTTTTTGGATAAAAATAATATAAAATATTTTACAATAATGGACAAAATTGATATAAAATATGCTATACTATATATACCAAATGATTTTAATCAAGAAAATTTTAAAGAAATTCAAGACATAGCTGAAGTTATAAAATTAACAAGCCCTTATAAATTTGTTAGTAGAGAATTTAAAGAAGCAGATACTATTATAGATGTAAAAGGTCATCTAATTGGTGGAGATAATTTTATGCTTATGGCTGGACCTTGTTCTGTAGAAAATAGGGAAATGCTTTCAAATATAGCTAAAGAAGTAAAAAAGGGTGGAGCTGTTGCCCTAAGAGGTGGAGCATATAAACCTAGAACTTCTCCTTATGACTTTCAAGGACTTGGTGAAGTAGGATTAAGATATTTAAGGGAAGTTGCTGATGAAAATGATATGCTTGTTGTAACTGAACTTATGGATAGTGATGACTTGGAACTTGTTTCTTCCTATGCAGATATAATTCAAATAGGAGCGAGAAACATGCAAAATTTTAGTCTACTTAAAAAATTAGGTAAATTAGATAAACCTGTTTTACTTAAAAGAGGTTTGAGTGCAACTATAAATGAATTTTTATTATCAGCAGAATATATTCTTGCTCATGGAAATCAAAATGTTATCCTTTGTGAAAGAGGAATTAGGACTTTTGAAACTATGACAAGAAACACTTTAGATTTAAATGCTATTGCTTTAGTAAGAGAACTATCTCATCTTCCTATCATAGTTGATGCAAGTCATGGAACAGGAAAAAGAAGTTTAGTTGGACCTCTTACCCTAGCAGGAATAATGGCAGGAGCTAATGGAGCCATGATAGAAGTACATGAAAATCCAGATTGTGCACTATCTGATGGACCTCAATCACTTGACTTTAAATTATTTGATAAAGTAGCTAATAATATAAGAAAGAGCTTGTATTTTAGAAAGGATTTAGAATAA
- a CDS encoding Smr/MutS family protein: MYNELDLHNLDFKVALLVFKKKYNEALKKKDRREILVIHGYGANKLGHKAVLATNLRNFLSNNRDKLSYRLDTNPGVTYVTPISRLE; encoded by the coding sequence ATGTATAATGAATTAGATTTACATAATCTTGACTTCAAAGTTGCTCTATTAGTTTTTAAAAAGAAATACAATGAAGCCTTAAAGAAAAAAGATAGAAGAGAGATCTTAGTAATTCATGGATATGGTGCCAATAAATTGGGGCATAAAGCTGTTTTAGCAACTAACTTAAGAAATTTTTTGTCAAATAATAGAGATAAATTGAGTTACAGGCTAGACACCAATCCAGGTGTAACCTATGTAACTCCAATATCTAGGTTAGAATAG